A stretch of the Filimonas lacunae genome encodes the following:
- a CDS encoding OmpA family protein translates to MKLTVYKKRLITLALAGGLMLVVCAVQAQLSYDYLKAADSYFKKADYSSAFAYYEKFLQAKGGAGDEHDPYAITSAKKKAAVSSKQQAVYQLAESYRLLTVYDKAAPLYQQITAEHAAEFPLAYYHYATCLRALARYSEAEKAINSFIGSYKENDSYSANAQRELLNLRFIQQQLQKGDSAQYAISKISKGKEGASYAPVWAGDNTLLFTATWTEGGKGHTNHLFKATYNNGELSNVSRAGLPASDLHEGAAVLSADGNTMYLTRWQVKGGKKSAAIYVSRKTNNGTHTEWQAPVALSEVVNTTGYNSQQPFLMPGGKQLLYVSDKPGGQGGLDIWVAELNSDGNPVKTTNPGMGINTQFNEQAPYYHAASRTLVFASEGRVGMGGYDLFYSKGTVGNWDAPENFGYPVNSVKDDIYFASRGSSDNILEQVVLSSDRSAVCCLELLQLQKQQPVVAKVTPPVPDSAVVTKTEPEKPVVKEPLTKEPVETVTVLGNVFFELNKATVTRQSYPQLDSLAIQLQARANTIVEISGHTDDTGSDELNQQLSEERAANVVAYLVSKGVSKSRLTAKGYGATKPVAPNKNADGTDNPAGREKNRRTEMRIITIQ, encoded by the coding sequence ATGAAACTAACTGTATATAAAAAAAGATTAATTACGCTGGCGCTGGCTGGTGGGTTAATGCTGGTGGTGTGTGCTGTTCAGGCGCAATTAAGCTATGATTACCTGAAAGCAGCAGATAGTTATTTTAAGAAAGCAGATTATTCCTCTGCTTTTGCCTATTACGAAAAGTTTTTACAGGCAAAAGGCGGTGCAGGCGATGAGCATGACCCTTATGCTATTACCAGCGCCAAAAAGAAGGCAGCCGTTAGCAGTAAGCAGCAGGCGGTGTACCAGCTGGCAGAGAGCTACCGTTTGTTAACCGTGTACGACAAAGCAGCGCCGCTGTATCAGCAAATAACAGCAGAGCATGCCGCAGAATTTCCGCTGGCTTATTATCACTATGCTACCTGCCTGCGTGCCCTGGCGCGTTACAGTGAAGCAGAAAAGGCTATCAACAGCTTTATAGGTTCTTATAAAGAGAACGACAGCTATAGTGCTAATGCACAACGCGAATTGCTGAACCTGCGTTTTATTCAGCAACAATTGCAAAAGGGGGATAGCGCACAATACGCTATCAGCAAAATAAGCAAAGGCAAGGAAGGGGCCAGCTATGCACCCGTGTGGGCAGGTGATAATACTTTATTATTCACCGCTACCTGGACAGAAGGCGGTAAAGGTCACACCAATCATTTATTCAAAGCCACTTACAATAACGGAGAGTTAAGCAATGTTAGCCGGGCGGGATTGCCTGCTTCAGACCTGCACGAAGGGGCGGCCGTGTTGAGTGCCGACGGCAATACCATGTACCTTACCCGATGGCAGGTAAAGGGAGGAAAGAAGAGTGCCGCTATATATGTGAGCAGGAAAACGAACAATGGAACCCATACAGAATGGCAGGCTCCGGTGGCATTGAGCGAGGTGGTAAATACTACCGGCTATAACTCACAGCAGCCATTTTTAATGCCGGGTGGCAAACAGCTGCTGTATGTAAGTGATAAGCCAGGTGGACAGGGAGGACTGGATATTTGGGTGGCAGAGTTAAATTCTGATGGAAACCCAGTGAAAACCACTAATCCGGGTATGGGTATAAATACTCAATTTAATGAGCAGGCTCCCTATTATCATGCAGCTTCCCGTACATTAGTGTTTGCATCGGAAGGACGTGTGGGAATGGGTGGATATGATCTTTTTTATAGTAAAGGAACAGTGGGCAACTGGGATGCGCCGGAGAACTTTGGTTACCCGGTAAACTCGGTAAAAGATGATATTTATTTTGCCAGCCGTGGCAGTAGTGATAATATATTAGAGCAGGTAGTATTAAGTAGCGATAGAAGCGCTGTATGTTGCCTGGAACTATTACAACTGCAAAAACAACAACCGGTAGTAGCAAAAGTTACGCCGCCGGTGCCTGATAGCGCAGTTGTTACCAAAACTGAACCGGAGAAACCTGTTGTAAAAGAACCGCTTACAAAAGAACCTGTTGAAACAGTCACTGTTTTAGGAAATGTATTTTTTGAATTAAACAAAGCAACTGTTACCCGTCAATCGTATCCGCAATTAGATAGCCTGGCCATTCAGTTACAGGCCCGTGCTAACACAATAGTGGAAATTAGCGGTCACACAGATGATACAGGTTCCGACGAGCTTAACCAGCAGTTGAGTGAAGAAAGGGCAGCCAATGTGGTGGCCTACCTGGTAAGCAAGGGCGTAAGCAAAAGTCGTTTAACTGCAAAAGGTTATGGAGCCACCAAGCCGGTAGCGCCTAACAAAAATGCCGATGGAACAGATAATCCGGCGGGAAGGGAAAAGAACAGGAGAACAGAAATGCGTATAATTACGATACAGTAA
- a CDS encoding PorP/SprF family type IX secretion system membrane protein: MKTGIRILLIIVTSGMMVVKAAAQVDPHFTQYYVHPAWLNPALTGMFEGEYRASAIYRNQWSNLSNPFSTIGASVEVPTNKNLNVGVSLINQRAGDGGYTYTTGYGNVSYTGLRFGKGNFQRIAIGLQAGFIQRKFNPSKMIFDDQWNPATGGLKPTQEAISNPSATAFDAGAGVLYFDATPGKRANVFAGFSASHINQPENRFGGVSNEKMKIRYTVHGGVKLVASEVLTITPHILYLRQNNAEEKMAGAYAQLKATTTTDLLLGVNYRVKDAFGFQAGFNYNNMVFSASYDVNVSDLGKMARGANSFEIGLTFTGIKKTKTPEVEFVCPRL, translated from the coding sequence ATGAAAACAGGTATCAGGATTTTATTAATCATTGTTACATCCGGAATGATGGTGGTGAAAGCCGCTGCGCAGGTTGATCCGCATTTTACCCAATACTATGTGCATCCTGCATGGCTTAACCCTGCGCTTACAGGCATGTTTGAGGGTGAGTATCGTGCTTCGGCTATTTACCGCAACCAGTGGAGTAATTTATCCAACCCGTTTTCAACGATAGGGGCTTCTGTAGAAGTGCCCACCAATAAAAACCTGAATGTGGGCGTAAGCTTAATTAATCAGCGTGCCGGCGATGGCGGGTATACTTATACCACAGGCTATGGTAATGTGTCGTATACCGGTTTACGCTTTGGCAAAGGCAACTTTCAGCGTATTGCTATAGGATTACAGGCAGGGTTTATTCAGCGCAAGTTTAACCCTTCCAAAATGATATTCGACGATCAGTGGAACCCCGCTACCGGCGGTTTAAAACCTACACAGGAAGCAATATCCAACCCATCGGCTACCGCGTTTGATGCTGGTGCAGGCGTATTGTATTTTGATGCAACACCTGGCAAAAGGGCGAATGTTTTTGCCGGCTTTTCGGCATCGCATATTAACCAGCCTGAAAACAGGTTTGGAGGGGTAAGCAACGAGAAAATGAAAATCCGCTACACAGTACATGGTGGCGTTAAACTGGTGGCATCTGAAGTGCTTACTATTACTCCGCATATTTTATACCTGCGCCAGAACAATGCAGAGGAGAAAATGGCAGGTGCTTATGCACAGCTGAAAGCTACCACAACAACCGATTTACTGCTGGGCGTTAACTACCGGGTAAAAGATGCATTTGGTTTTCAGGCAGGCTTTAACTACAATAACATGGTGTTTAGTGCCAGCTATGATGTGAATGTATCTGACCTGGGTAAAATGGCACGCGGCGCTAATAGTTTTGAAATAGGGCTTACGTTCACTGGTATTAAGAAAACGAAAACCCCGGAAGTGGAATTTGTGTGTCCCCGTTTATAA